A single genomic interval of Candidatus Bipolaricaulis anaerobius harbors:
- the rpsL gene encoding 30S ribosomal protein S12, with the protein MPTFNQLVRYGRKPQRSKSKSVALAGCPQRRGVCLRVFTRTPKKPNSALRKVARVRLSNGREVTAYIPGEGHNLQEHSLVLVRGGRVKDLPGVKYHIIRGALDAAGVEGRRQGRSRYGMRRPKEG; encoded by the coding sequence ATGCCGACGTTTAATCAACTTGTGCGTTATGGACGGAAGCCGCAGCGGTCGAAGAGCAAGTCCGTGGCTCTCGCCGGCTGCCCCCAGCGCCGCGGTGTATGCCTGCGCGTGTTCACCCGCACCCCCAAGAAGCCGAACTCCGCGTTGCGGAAGGTGGCGCGGGTCCGCCTGTCGAACGGGCGCGAGGTGACGGCGTACATCCCCGGCGAGGGGCACAACCTCCAGGAGCACTCCCTCGTCCTGGTGCGGGGCGGACGGGTGAAGGACCTCCCCGGCGTGAAGTACCACATCATCCGCGGGGCGCTCGATGCCGCAGGCGTGGAGGGCCGCCGCCAGGGCCGGTCCCGGTACGGGATGCGCCGTCCCAAGGAGGGTTAG
- the fusA gene encoding elongation factor G: MAESDVRKIRNIGVIAHIDAGKTTLTERILYYTGKIHRMGEVHEGTTEMDWMDQERERGITITAAATTAMWNGHAINIIDTPGHVDFTAEVERSLRVLDGAVVLFSGVEGVESQSEAVWRQADRYRVPRLAFVNKLDRVGSDFSRAVQDMVDKLGATVLPLVVPWRDREGRLLGMVDLVRWAALRWDPADLGRTVEALPIPPEVEGEATEWRERLLEKLAEVSDSVAEQYLADGDVAPGDMVAALRQATIGRLWVPVLGGAVLENVGVQPVLDAVVDFLPSPDDVPPVQGFTASGYPEFRRASADEPFAALVFKVASDPYADRLLYTRVYSGTAAEGEVVLNATSGRKVRLVRLFRLHANHRERLAQVTAGDIVGVIASGPVFTGETLSDPEHPLLLERIAFPDPVVFFAVEPRSEREEGPLREALDRIAQEDPTFQVREDEATRQILVGGMGELQLEVQLRRIREEFGVPHRVGKPIVAYRETLARPLEVTEEWDQVLAGRRQYAKVLVRFEPLPRGAGFEFRAPVPAETLPPEFVDAVRRGIEGGLGASPVGGFPVTDVRAVLHGGRAHPADSSEVAFEACGTQALRRALEEGGTLLLEPVAEGDIITPTEYLGEVVSDLGRRRGEVQSIQTRGVVEVIRCAIPLGETFGYATQLRSLTQGRAVHTLRVTRYDEVPPGIAREVLRSRGYDG; encoded by the coding sequence ATGGCGGAGAGTGACGTTCGCAAGATCCGCAACATCGGCGTGATCGCCCACATCGATGCCGGCAAGACCACGCTCACCGAGCGCATCCTCTACTACACGGGGAAGATCCATCGCATGGGCGAGGTCCATGAGGGGACCACCGAGATGGACTGGATGGATCAGGAGCGGGAGCGGGGCATCACCATCACCGCGGCGGCGACGACCGCCATGTGGAATGGGCACGCGATCAACATCATTGATACCCCAGGCCACGTAGACTTCACGGCGGAGGTGGAGCGCAGCCTGCGGGTCCTCGATGGGGCAGTGGTCCTCTTCTCCGGCGTGGAGGGCGTGGAATCCCAGTCCGAGGCGGTGTGGCGCCAGGCCGATCGGTACCGGGTCCCCCGGCTGGCCTTCGTGAACAAGCTCGATCGGGTGGGCTCCGATTTCTCGCGGGCGGTGCAGGACATGGTGGACAAGCTTGGGGCGACGGTGCTGCCGCTCGTCGTGCCCTGGCGGGATCGCGAGGGGCGGCTCCTGGGGATGGTGGACCTCGTGCGGTGGGCCGCCCTCCGCTGGGACCCCGCGGACCTCGGCCGGACGGTTGAGGCCCTGCCCATCCCGCCCGAGGTGGAGGGCGAGGCCACGGAATGGCGGGAACGCCTTCTGGAAAAGCTGGCCGAGGTATCGGATTCCGTCGCTGAGCAGTACCTGGCCGATGGCGACGTTGCCCCGGGCGACATGGTCGCTGCGCTCCGGCAGGCGACGATCGGCCGGCTGTGGGTGCCCGTCCTGGGGGGCGCGGTCCTCGAAAACGTGGGAGTCCAACCGGTATTGGATGCGGTGGTGGACTTCCTCCCCTCCCCGGATGACGTGCCGCCGGTGCAAGGCTTCACCGCGAGCGGGTATCCGGAGTTCCGCCGCGCCTCGGCTGATGAGCCGTTCGCGGCGCTCGTGTTCAAGGTGGCGAGCGATCCCTATGCCGATCGGCTCCTCTATACGCGCGTCTACTCCGGGACCGCGGCGGAGGGCGAGGTGGTGCTGAACGCAACTTCTGGGCGCAAGGTGCGCTTGGTGCGTCTGTTCCGCCTGCACGCCAACCACCGCGAACGCCTGGCGCAGGTCACGGCGGGGGACATCGTGGGGGTGATCGCCTCCGGCCCGGTGTTCACCGGCGAGACGCTCTCCGATCCGGAGCATCCCCTTCTCCTGGAGCGGATCGCGTTTCCCGATCCGGTGGTGTTCTTCGCCGTCGAGCCTCGCTCCGAGCGCGAGGAGGGACCTCTTCGGGAGGCGCTCGACCGCATTGCGCAGGAAGACCCGACGTTCCAGGTGCGCGAAGACGAGGCGACGCGGCAGATTTTGGTGGGGGGGATGGGCGAGCTGCAACTCGAGGTCCAGCTGCGGCGCATCCGGGAGGAGTTCGGGGTCCCGCATCGGGTGGGGAAGCCGATCGTCGCGTACCGGGAGACGCTTGCCCGTCCGCTGGAAGTCACCGAGGAGTGGGACCAGGTGCTGGCTGGCCGGAGACAGTACGCGAAGGTCCTCGTCCGGTTTGAGCCCCTTCCCCGGGGGGCGGGGTTCGAGTTCCGCGCTCCTGTCCCGGCAGAGACCCTCCCGCCGGAGTTCGTGGACGCGGTGCGGCGGGGAATTGAGGGAGGGCTCGGGGCGAGCCCGGTGGGGGGGTTCCCGGTGACCGACGTGCGGGCTGTGCTCCACGGCGGCCGGGCGCACCCCGCGGACTCGTCTGAAGTCGCGTTTGAAGCGTGTGGGACCCAAGCTTTGCGCCGCGCGCTCGAGGAGGGAGGGACCCTCCTCCTGGAACCCGTTGCGGAGGGCGATATAATCACGCCCACCGAGTATCTCGGTGAGGTGGTTTCGGATCTGGGTCGTCGCCGAGGCGAGGTCCAGTCCATCCAGACCCGAGGGGTGGTGGAAGTCATCCGCTGTGCCATTCCCTTGGGGGAGACCTTCGGGTACGCCACCCAGTTGAGGTCCCTGACCCAGGGACGTGCGGTTCATACCCTCCGGGTGACCCGTTACGACGAGGTGCCCCCAGGGATCGCGCGTGAGGTGCTGAGGAGTCGAGGATACGATGGCTAG
- the rpoC gene encoding DNA-directed RNA polymerase subunit beta' produces the protein MAISGDDIRRIRLGLASSEEMLSWSRGEVTNSETINYRSHKPERGGLYAEEIFGPENDYECTCGKYRGKKYEGITCDKCGVLVTDSAVRRVNMGHIRLASPVVHFWYLKGVASPLSRLLGIKRRDLRRIAYYETETSREDLFVVTQSGSPKVRQGETLYGTEVRILATAFTFQVEQAYLITKAPRVVADEGGEVQIEVRKLANGEAFRALVIGRHEYPVTPDAEVFVEDGDTVEAGETLCERPAGELCSQTMFEMLRARYEGVEGTPIQEVVDNLAHLVVRVGENVPLRLGQELSTLEARAYERCFPGGFEATTGAEGIKRLLGALNLDALADELREELDHTVNQGERRRILHRLEVVDQLRQSGNNPGDLVLEVIPVLPPALRPMIQLEGGKFATTDLNDLYRRIINRNNRLKKLREMGAPEIILRNERRMLQEAVDALIHNEKKDNPIRGRDNRPLKSLSERIQGKQGRLRRHLLGRRVDYSGRAVIVVDPELKLHQCGIPKKMALELFKPFILARLENLPYADYDEIKNKALAGGLPEVWDTLDQLIQEYPVLLNRAPTLHRLSIQAFQPVLVDGDAIHIHPHVCPSYNADFDGDQMAVHLPLGKEPVQEAWELMLSARNTLSPAHGRPLALPTQDQVYGFYYLTILDPDGVGKGKAFRSIDEALKAYDHGAVGLHAPIRIRIDGGIVETTLGRAILNQALPPDLRDYGATFDARRVRTVLEQCYLRYGWERNAEVLDELKTLGFRYATLSGLTIAVPDCEIPPEKAALVEEAQAQVERINRMYARGLATEEQRYQAVTRVWRETVDAVEKATMANLSQKPFNPVHAIVASGARGSAGQVKQIAGMRGPMADPQGRVLEWPVISNFREGLSILEYFISTHGGRKGTADTALRTASAGYLTRRLVDACVDAIVKEQDCGTRQGVEIDPLYFAPQGQVMEGIPDRIYGRVTAEPIRDPATGEILVEAGVILDRETAQRVGTLEVSLALDGEGIEDRVGFCKTVGDLYHPETGVLLVRDSEGLSPELLDELRGAGVREVRVRPQIVIRSPALCQTPGGLCQMCYGLDLAFHRLVELGTTVGVIAAQSIGEPGTQLTMRTFHTGGVAGLDITQGLPRAEELFEARKTTKAPHATVAPLSGRITHIETTRSGREVVEITSEPHTVVLPRIFVHVAEGEEVDVAKFRSLCSPIEGRVFLFEEDGERYLAVLDEAGLDRMYIVPPEAEIKVAHRATVEEDEALTTEYHIEAPVAEISGRITLQQESGMRRVIVRGERGETRAYEIPYGSQVLVQDGEEVEAGKKLATRSRPLVLRTDTAGTVLIGPRSVAVVAGKGRAVIAPITPDLLPMVEHGAPVREGQELFQVTLPPGEVVLVDRVETANEVATVRVRYRAQVECAEGTIVRVGDKIDRGEPVSKGVIPPHYLMEVAGVQKTREYLLVELQKVYKSQGVDINDKHFEVVIRQILNNVRIVDPGESTFLLNDVVPLEIFQREVRRLAEENEAIRRGRDDLIGAKLLAPLARGGATVAEAGETITREALDRAIALGVRQARVEIHGEAQTVRLLEYRIPQGERELLRISRAALLRKSWLAAASFERTTKVLADAALRGEDDYLDGLKPCLMVGKRIPVGTGFPGRNAPASPELKP, from the coding sequence GTGGCTATTTCCGGGGATGACATCAGGCGGATCAGGCTAGGGCTGGCCTCGAGCGAGGAGATGCTCTCCTGGTCGCGGGGAGAAGTGACGAACTCCGAGACCATCAACTACCGCAGCCACAAGCCCGAGCGCGGCGGGCTCTACGCTGAGGAGATTTTCGGTCCGGAGAACGACTACGAGTGCACGTGCGGCAAATACCGCGGCAAGAAGTACGAGGGCATCACGTGCGACAAGTGCGGGGTCCTCGTCACCGACTCCGCGGTGCGCCGGGTGAACATGGGGCACATCCGGCTGGCGAGCCCGGTGGTCCACTTCTGGTACCTGAAGGGGGTGGCGAGCCCCCTGTCCCGCCTCTTGGGGATCAAGCGGCGGGACCTGCGACGCATCGCGTACTACGAGACGGAGACGTCCCGTGAGGACCTGTTCGTTGTGACGCAATCGGGGTCCCCCAAGGTGCGACAGGGGGAGACGCTCTACGGGACGGAGGTCCGCATCCTGGCGACCGCGTTCACGTTCCAGGTGGAACAGGCCTACCTCATCACCAAGGCGCCGCGGGTGGTGGCCGACGAGGGGGGGGAGGTCCAGATCGAGGTGCGGAAGCTCGCCAATGGGGAGGCGTTCCGCGCCCTGGTGATCGGCCGCCACGAGTACCCGGTGACGCCCGACGCCGAGGTGTTCGTCGAGGATGGGGATACGGTCGAGGCCGGGGAGACCCTCTGTGAGCGGCCGGCGGGCGAGCTGTGTTCGCAGACGATGTTCGAGATGCTGCGCGCGCGGTACGAGGGGGTGGAGGGGACCCCGATCCAGGAGGTCGTGGACAACCTCGCCCACCTCGTGGTGCGGGTGGGGGAGAACGTCCCCCTGCGGTTGGGCCAGGAGCTATCCACCTTGGAGGCGCGGGCCTACGAGCGGTGCTTCCCGGGCGGGTTCGAGGCCACCACGGGAGCGGAGGGGATCAAGCGCTTGCTGGGGGCGCTGAACCTGGACGCGCTCGCCGATGAACTGCGGGAGGAGCTCGATCACACGGTGAACCAAGGGGAGAGGCGACGCATCCTTCACCGCCTGGAAGTGGTGGACCAGCTCCGCCAATCCGGCAACAACCCTGGCGACCTCGTGCTCGAGGTCATCCCCGTCCTCCCCCCTGCCCTGCGGCCGATGATCCAGCTCGAGGGGGGGAAGTTTGCGACCACGGACCTGAACGACCTCTATCGGCGCATCATCAACCGCAACAACCGCCTGAAGAAGCTCCGCGAGATGGGGGCCCCGGAGATCATCCTCCGCAACGAGCGGCGGATGCTGCAGGAGGCGGTGGATGCCCTCATCCACAACGAGAAGAAGGACAACCCGATCCGCGGCCGGGACAACCGCCCCCTCAAATCCCTGTCCGAGCGGATCCAGGGGAAGCAAGGGCGCCTTCGCCGCCACCTCCTCGGCCGGCGGGTGGACTACTCCGGCCGGGCGGTGATCGTCGTTGATCCCGAGCTCAAGCTCCACCAGTGCGGGATCCCGAAGAAGATGGCGCTCGAACTGTTCAAGCCGTTCATCCTCGCCCGCCTGGAGAACCTCCCCTATGCCGACTACGATGAGATCAAGAACAAGGCGCTCGCCGGCGGGCTGCCCGAGGTGTGGGACACCCTCGATCAGCTCATCCAGGAGTATCCGGTGCTCCTCAACCGCGCGCCCACCCTGCATCGCCTCTCGATCCAGGCCTTCCAACCGGTGCTTGTGGATGGGGATGCGATCCACATCCACCCCCACGTCTGCCCGTCCTACAACGCCGATTTCGACGGCGACCAGATGGCCGTTCACCTCCCGTTGGGCAAGGAGCCAGTCCAGGAGGCGTGGGAGCTGATGCTGTCCGCGCGGAACACCCTCTCCCCGGCCCACGGGCGGCCGCTCGCGCTTCCCACCCAGGACCAGGTGTACGGGTTCTACTACCTGACGATCCTCGACCCGGACGGCGTGGGGAAGGGGAAAGCGTTCCGCTCGATCGACGAGGCGCTGAAGGCCTACGACCACGGCGCGGTCGGCCTCCACGCCCCAATCCGGATCCGCATCGACGGGGGGATCGTGGAGACCACGCTCGGGAGGGCGATCCTGAACCAGGCTCTCCCCCCCGATCTCCGCGACTACGGGGCGACGTTCGACGCCCGCCGGGTGCGGACGGTGCTCGAGCAGTGCTACCTCCGCTACGGCTGGGAGCGCAACGCGGAGGTCCTGGATGAGCTGAAGACTTTGGGGTTCCGCTACGCGACCCTGTCGGGGCTGACGATCGCTGTGCCGGACTGCGAGATCCCTCCGGAGAAGGCTGCCCTGGTGGAGGAGGCCCAGGCGCAGGTGGAGCGCATCAACCGGATGTACGCGCGGGGGCTGGCCACGGAGGAGCAGCGCTACCAAGCCGTGACGCGGGTGTGGCGGGAGACGGTGGATGCAGTGGAGAAGGCCACGATGGCGAACCTGTCACAGAAGCCGTTCAACCCGGTCCATGCCATTGTCGCCTCCGGGGCCCGTGGCTCGGCCGGTCAGGTGAAGCAGATCGCGGGGATGCGGGGGCCGATGGCCGACCCCCAGGGACGGGTCCTCGAATGGCCCGTGATCTCGAACTTCCGCGAGGGGCTGTCGATCTTGGAGTACTTCATCTCCACGCACGGCGGGCGGAAGGGCACGGCCGACACCGCGCTGCGCACCGCGAGCGCGGGGTACCTCACCCGGCGGTTGGTGGACGCCTGTGTGGACGCGATCGTGAAGGAACAGGACTGTGGGACCCGCCAGGGGGTGGAGATCGATCCGCTCTACTTCGCGCCTCAGGGGCAGGTGATGGAGGGCATCCCTGATCGGATCTACGGGCGGGTGACTGCGGAGCCGATCCGGGATCCCGCCACTGGGGAGATCCTCGTCGAGGCCGGGGTGATCCTGGATCGGGAGACTGCGCAGCGGGTGGGGACGCTCGAGGTGTCCCTCGCGCTCGATGGGGAGGGGATCGAGGACCGCGTCGGCTTCTGCAAGACGGTGGGCGACCTCTACCACCCCGAAACGGGCGTGCTCCTCGTGCGGGATAGCGAAGGCCTCTCCCCGGAGCTCCTCGACGAACTGCGGGGGGCGGGGGTTCGCGAGGTGCGGGTCCGACCGCAGATCGTGATCCGCTCCCCCGCCCTGTGCCAGACCCCAGGAGGGCTGTGTCAGATGTGCTACGGCCTCGACCTCGCGTTCCACCGGCTGGTAGAGCTGGGGACAACGGTCGGGGTCATCGCTGCCCAGTCCATCGGCGAGCCGGGCACCCAGCTCACGATGCGGACCTTCCATACCGGCGGCGTGGCGGGGCTGGACATCACCCAGGGCCTGCCCCGTGCCGAGGAGCTCTTTGAGGCGCGCAAGACGACGAAGGCGCCCCACGCCACCGTGGCCCCTCTCTCCGGCCGGATCACCCACATCGAGACGACCCGCTCCGGCCGCGAGGTGGTGGAGATCACGTCCGAGCCCCATACCGTCGTCCTGCCCCGCATATTCGTCCACGTTGCCGAGGGGGAGGAAGTGGACGTGGCGAAGTTCCGTTCCCTGTGTAGCCCGATCGAGGGGAGGGTGTTCCTGTTCGAGGAGGACGGGGAACGGTACCTGGCTGTGCTTGATGAGGCTGGACTGGACAGGATGTACATCGTTCCCCCCGAGGCCGAGATCAAGGTCGCCCACCGGGCGACGGTGGAGGAAGACGAGGCGTTGACCACGGAGTACCACATCGAGGCACCGGTTGCCGAGATCTCGGGTCGGATCACGCTCCAGCAGGAGAGCGGGATGAGGCGGGTCATCGTCCGTGGGGAACGGGGCGAGACGCGCGCGTACGAGATCCCGTACGGGTCACAGGTGCTGGTCCAGGATGGAGAGGAGGTTGAGGCGGGGAAGAAGCTCGCCACCCGGTCGCGGCCGCTCGTCCTTCGCACCGACACGGCGGGGACCGTCCTCATCGGGCCGCGCTCCGTGGCGGTGGTGGCGGGGAAGGGCCGGGCCGTGATCGCCCCCATCACCCCCGACCTCCTGCCGATGGTGGAGCACGGTGCGCCGGTGCGGGAGGGCCAGGAGCTCTTCCAGGTGACCCTCCCCCCGGGCGAGGTGGTGCTGGTGGACCGCGTGGAGACGGCGAACGAGGTGGCCACGGTCCGCGTCCGCTACCGGGCGCAGGTGGAGTGTGCTGAGGGGACGATCGTGCGGGTCGGGGACAAGATCGACCGCGGCGAACCGGTGTCGAAGGGCGTGATCCCCCCCCATTACCTGATGGAGGTGGCCGGCGTCCAGAAGACCCGCGAGTACCTCCTCGTCGAGCTGCAGAAGGTCTACAAGTCCCAGGGGGTGGACATCAACGATAAGCACTTCGAGGTCGTGATCCGGCAGATCCTGAACAACGTGCGGATCGTGGATCCGGGGGAATCCACCTTTCTCTTGAACGACGTGGTCCCGTTGGAGATCTTCCAGCGCGAGGTGCGGCGGCTCGCCGAGGAGAACGAGGCGATTCGTCGCGGCCGGGATGATCTGATCGGGGCCAAGCTCCTCGCCCCCCTCGCCCGGGGAGGGGCCACCGTGGCGGAGGCGGGGGAGACGATCACCCGCGAGGCCCTCGACCGGGCGATCGCCCTTGGCGTTCGGCAGGCCCGGGTCGAGATCCACGGCGAGGCGCAGACGGTGCGCCTCCTTGAGTACCGGATCCCGCAGGGGGAGCGGGAGCTCCTCCGCATCTCCCGGGCGGCCCTCCTCCGCAAGTCGTGGCTCGCGGCGGCGTCGTTCGAGCGCACGACGAAGGTGCTCGCCGATGCTGCCCTGCGCGGAGAAGACGACTACCTGGATGGGCTGAAGCCCTGTTTGATGGTGGGGAAGAGGATCCCCGTGGGTACGGGGTTCCCTGGCCGAAACGCTCCGGCCTCCCCGGAGTTGAAACCGTAG
- the rplD gene encoding 50S ribosomal protein L4: protein MPNVRIHRFNDPEGVPTEAAVAEAVFGAPVSADLLHRAVRIQLLNKRQGTAATKTRGEVSGGGRKPWAQKHTGRARHGSTRSPLWRHGGVTFGPQPREWSLALPVRMRRKALAAALSSRYGGEMVWVVDRMGFDRPRTKDAIALLGRLGCPAKTLVVVAPEEYGIPVANSFRNIPGVTCIRADAVTAYDVLAHDGILLTEGAVRALEGRLSHG from the coding sequence ATGCCTAACGTTCGCATTCACCGGTTCAACGATCCGGAAGGGGTGCCGACCGAAGCGGCGGTGGCGGAGGCCGTGTTCGGCGCTCCTGTGTCGGCGGACCTTCTCCACCGGGCGGTACGGATCCAGCTCCTCAACAAGCGTCAAGGGACGGCGGCGACGAAGACGCGGGGCGAGGTCTCCGGTGGGGGGCGGAAGCCGTGGGCGCAGAAGCACACGGGCCGGGCCCGCCACGGTTCGACGCGATCCCCGCTCTGGCGCCATGGGGGCGTGACGTTCGGCCCCCAGCCGCGGGAGTGGTCGCTTGCGCTCCCGGTGCGGATGCGGCGGAAGGCGCTGGCGGCGGCCCTCTCCTCCCGCTACGGGGGGGAGATGGTGTGGGTTGTGGACCGCATGGGGTTCGACCGGCCGCGCACCAAGGACGCGATCGCCCTTTTGGGGCGGCTCGGCTGCCCAGCGAAGACGCTGGTCGTCGTCGCTCCTGAGGAGTACGGGATCCCCGTGGCGAACTCGTTCCGCAACATCCCCGGCGTGACCTGCATCCGTGCGGATGCGGTCACGGCCTACGACGTGCTGGCCCACGACGGGATCCTCCTCACGGAGGGAGCGGTGCGGGCACTGGAGGGGCGGCTGAGCCATGGGTAG
- the rplB gene encoding 50S ribosomal protein L2: MGLKKLNPVTPGQRHAVAPDYGELTRDKPEKGLVAPLARSVGRNNQGRITTRHKGSGHKRRYRWVDFAREKHGVPARVVSVEYDPNRSAWITLLHYRDGEKRYILAPLELRVGDVVEAGESAEPKPGNALPLRRIPAGTFVHNVELYPGSRGKVARAAGTAAQLLGREEDRAILRLPSGEIRVFHVACMATVGRVSNPDHKNVRHGKAGRVRHLGRRPSVRGVAMGADDHPHGGGEGRTGEGRPSKTPWGKLARGVPTRKNKASDAKILKRRE, translated from the coding sequence ATGGGCCTCAAGAAGCTCAATCCAGTTACGCCAGGGCAGCGCCACGCCGTGGCCCCCGACTACGGGGAGCTGACGCGGGACAAGCCGGAGAAGGGGCTTGTCGCCCCGCTCGCCCGCAGCGTCGGCCGCAACAACCAGGGGCGGATCACCACGCGCCACAAGGGAAGCGGCCACAAGCGCCGCTACCGGTGGGTGGACTTCGCCCGCGAGAAGCACGGGGTTCCGGCGCGGGTCGTGTCCGTGGAGTATGATCCCAACCGGTCGGCGTGGATCACCCTTCTTCACTATCGGGATGGGGAAAAGCGCTACATCCTTGCCCCGCTGGAGCTCAGGGTGGGGGACGTGGTTGAGGCGGGGGAGAGCGCGGAGCCCAAGCCGGGCAACGCATTGCCCCTCCGGCGCATCCCGGCCGGGACGTTCGTGCACAACGTGGAGCTCTACCCCGGTTCGCGGGGGAAGGTGGCGCGGGCGGCCGGGACAGCGGCCCAACTCCTCGGGCGCGAGGAGGATCGGGCGATCCTCCGCCTTCCCTCGGGTGAGATCCGCGTGTTCCACGTGGCGTGCATGGCCACCGTGGGGCGGGTGAGCAATCCCGACCACAAGAACGTGCGGCACGGCAAGGCGGGCCGGGTGCGCCACCTCGGGCGGCGGCCGAGCGTGCGAGGGGTGGCGATGGGCGCGGACGATCACCCGCACGGAGGCGGCGAGGGCCGCACCGGGGAGGGTCGGCCGTCGAAGACGCCGTGGGGGAAGCTCGCGCGGGGCGTTCCGACGCGGAAGAACAAGGCGAGCGATGCCAAGATCCTCAAGAGGAGGGAGTAG
- the rplC gene encoding 50S ribosomal protein L3: MPLELIGRKVGMTQWFDGEGRAVAATVIEVEPSVVVEVKTPDRHGYAAVQFGAGAVAERKVKRPILGQFRKIGIPPRKHLYEVRVDDPSRFSPGTEVGVDLFAAGEMVDVTGISKGKGFQGTIKRWRFHSRPRSHGHKWFRRPGAAGRGLTKVVKGRKYPGHAGVQRVTVRNLAVLAVDSGRRLLVVRGSVPGPRSGALRIRKHDA; encoded by the coding sequence ATGCCACTTGAGCTGATCGGTCGCAAGGTCGGGATGACGCAGTGGTTCGACGGGGAGGGGCGGGCGGTGGCGGCCACGGTCATCGAGGTCGAACCCTCGGTCGTCGTCGAGGTCAAGACCCCGGACCGGCACGGGTACGCTGCGGTTCAGTTCGGTGCTGGCGCGGTGGCCGAGCGCAAGGTGAAGCGACCGATCCTTGGCCAGTTCCGCAAGATCGGCATCCCCCCCCGCAAGCACCTCTACGAGGTGCGGGTGGATGATCCGAGCCGGTTCTCCCCCGGAACGGAGGTCGGCGTGGACCTGTTTGCGGCCGGGGAGATGGTGGACGTCACCGGGATCTCCAAGGGGAAGGGGTTCCAGGGAACGATCAAGCGCTGGCGGTTCCACTCCCGGCCTCGGTCCCACGGCCACAAGTGGTTCCGGCGGCCAGGCGCGGCGGGGCGCGGGCTGACGAAGGTCGTCAAGGGGAGGAAGTACCCCGGCCACGCCGGCGTCCAGCGGGTCACCGTGCGGAACCTGGCAGTGTTGGCGGTCGACAGCGGTCGGCGGTTGCTCGTCGTGCGGGGATCGGTCCCCGGCCCGCGGTCGGGCGCGCTGCGGATAAGGAAGCACGATGCCTAA
- the rpsG gene encoding 30S ribosomal protein S7 yields the protein MPTFDVVIPGRDVAADVRQGSKLVEKLINYVMWDGKKSLARRTVYEAFDLLDRRGEGPALDTFLKAVQNCMPKIEVRSRRVGGAAYQVPFEVPAHRQTMLALRWMVQAARARSERTMPERLAGEISAAARGEGGAYQKRQEAHRMAEANRAFAHYRW from the coding sequence GTGCCCACATTCGATGTCGTCATCCCGGGTCGGGATGTAGCGGCCGACGTTCGCCAGGGCTCCAAGCTCGTGGAGAAACTCATCAACTACGTGATGTGGGACGGGAAGAAGTCGCTTGCCCGACGCACGGTGTACGAGGCGTTCGACCTCCTCGACCGCCGGGGGGAGGGTCCGGCGCTGGATACGTTCCTCAAGGCTGTGCAGAACTGTATGCCCAAGATCGAGGTCCGCTCCCGTCGGGTGGGGGGAGCTGCGTACCAGGTGCCGTTTGAGGTCCCCGCGCACCGGCAGACGATGCTCGCCCTGCGGTGGATGGTCCAGGCGGCACGGGCCCGCTCCGAGCGGACGATGCCCGAGCGGCTGGCGGGCGAGATCTCCGCTGCGGCCCGCGGCGAGGGTGGGGCCTACCAAAAGAGGCAGGAAGCCCATCGCATGGCCGAGGCGAACCGGGCGTTCGCCCACTACCGCTGGTAG
- the rplW gene encoding 50S ribosomal protein L23, translated as MGREIYLEDVILRPVLSEKTWRGMEEGKYTFEVAADAGKNEIRTAVEGLFGVKVERVWVMNRSGKPRRTRLDRRHGRTRGERRAIVQLAPGHKIDIVG; from the coding sequence ATGGGTAGGGAGATCTATCTGGAAGATGTGATCCTACGCCCGGTCCTGTCGGAGAAGACGTGGCGGGGGATGGAAGAGGGCAAGTACACGTTCGAGGTGGCGGCGGATGCCGGCAAGAACGAGATCCGTACCGCAGTGGAAGGCCTGTTTGGGGTCAAGGTGGAGCGGGTGTGGGTCATGAACCGGTCCGGGAAACCGCGCCGGACCCGGCTCGACCGACGCCACGGGCGGACGCGGGGGGAACGGCGGGCCATCGTCCAGCTCGCCCCCGGTCACAAGATCGACATCGTGGGGTGA
- the rpsJ gene encoding 30S ribosomal protein S10 produces the protein MAREKIRIKVQSYDHELVDAAVRKIVDTAMASRAKVSGPIPLPTERRLYAVLRSPHVDKRSMEHFERKVHRRLIDIKEPTAATINALMEVELPTGIDIEIKL, from the coding sequence ATGGCTAGGGAAAAGATCAGGATCAAGGTGCAGAGCTACGACCACGAGCTCGTTGACGCCGCTGTCCGCAAGATCGTGGACACCGCGATGGCGAGCCGCGCCAAGGTGAGCGGCCCGATCCCGCTCCCCACCGAACGACGTCTGTACGCGGTCCTCCGCTCGCCTCACGTGGACAAGCGATCCATGGAGCACTTCGAACGCAAGGTCCACCGACGGTTGATCGACATCAAGGAACCGACCGCGGCTACGATCAACGCGCTCATGGAAGTGGAACTCCCCACTGGGATCGACATCGAAATCAAACTGTGA